Sequence from the Clostridium butyricum genome:
TACTGATGATTTAATTGAAAAGGCAGTTGAGAAAAGTCATCTTGATGTATTGCCAGAAGCAGTAGCAGGAGGGCTTTCTGTTAGTCAAGGAGAAGAAACTCAGATAATGACAATCAAATACAAAAATGCTAATAGTATTTTAAGTAAAGATGTATTGGATGCAGTAACTCAGGAATTTATTAAAGAAGCAAAAGAATTAATACCAAATGGAAGTGTAAAAGTGGTTGAGAGCTCTAAGTATCCTATATATCCTGGGAATTTAAACAGTATTAGGAATATATTAATGGGAATTATTGTAGGTGCATTCTTAGGTATAACATTAGTTTTATTCATGGAATATATAAGCAATACATTTAAGACAAGAGAACAGATAGAAACTAGTATTGGAATTCCTGTAATAGGTTTAATACCACATATAGGAGAAGAAAAGTAATTGGAATATATGAAATAGTAAAGATTAAAATACTATATATTGTTTTTGATTGTAATATTTAAATATTAATGGGGATATCTAAAATATTATGCTATTTAAGATATTCCTGATTTTTTTGTAATAAATACAAATTTATTCACATAAAATCAATGTATATAACAATATGTTACAGTAATTTTGGAAAGAAGGTAATTATGAAAATAGTTGTATCAGGAACAGGATATGTTGGATTAGTCACAGGAGCTTGCTTAGCAGAAAAAGACCATAAAGTAACATGCGTAGATATTGATGAAAATAAGGTAGAGATGATGAAACAAGGCATTTCACCTATATATGAACCTGGTTTAGATGAATTATTGAAAAATAACTATTTAAGAGGCAAATTAAATTTTACAACAGATTATAAAAATTCATATAAAGATGCAGATATTATATTTATAGGGGTTGGAACTCCTGAAAGGTCTGA
This genomic interval carries:
- a CDS encoding YveK family protein; this translates as MEEETISISEIIQIIKSKWKIIIIVTLTATIISALYSFFLVTPVYTSSLKVFIGKDTMEKKEYSTGDVTLYQNLLKTYSELITTDDLIEKAVEKSHLDVLPEAVAGGLSVSQGEETQIMTIKYKNANSILSKDVLDAVTQEFIKEAKELIPNGSVKVVESSKYPIYPGNLNSIRNILMGIIVGAFLGITLVLFMEYISNTFKTREQIETSIGIPVIGLIPHIGEEK